Proteins encoded by one window of bacterium:
- a CDS encoding DUF4383 domain-containing protein produces MTRVQRTAKILGWILTIVGILGFLWGGFTTESNMAEAPHLLGLFAVNVWHNLFHLATGIWGVRAARTFSSARTYARTLGIIYALLIPIGLITPTLFGIMPLGGNDLWLHALIAIPLLYFGFSARGQAAAGRGERERFRRAA; encoded by the coding sequence ATGACCAGGGTTCAACGCACGGCGAAGATCCTCGGCTGGATCCTCACCATCGTGGGGATCCTCGGGTTCCTCTGGGGTGGGTTCACCACCGAGTCGAACATGGCTGAGGCACCCCATCTCCTCGGCCTGTTCGCCGTGAACGTGTGGCACAACCTGTTTCACCTCGCGACGGGGATCTGGGGCGTGCGCGCGGCGCGCACGTTCTCCTCGGCCCGGACCTACGCCCGCACGCTCGGGATCATCTACGCGCTGCTGATCCCCATCGGCCTGATCACGCCGACGCTGTTCGGCATCATGCCCCTCGGCGGCAACGACCTGTGGCTGCACGCCCTGATCGCCATCCCGCTGCTGTACTTCGGCTTCTCCGCCCGTGGCCAGGCGGCCGCCGGTCGGGGAGAGCGGGAGCGGTTCCGGCGCGCGGCCTGA
- a CDS encoding NADP oxidoreductase — protein MRIAVLGTGVVGKTIGTKLVELGHEVRMGSRTADNERAVAWAKDMGPNASYGTHRDAAAFGEAVFNCTTGSASLEALEQAGRENLAGKILIDLANPLDFSQGVPPCLTVCNTDSLAERIQRAFPEARVVKALNTVNAGVMVDPSVVPGDHVLFVCGNDATSKVQVAVWLEQSFGWKRSNVIDLGDITAARATEMFVPLWMRLYGLLGTPYFNINVIGGRPGV, from the coding sequence ATGCGCATCGCGGTCCTGGGCACAGGCGTCGTCGGCAAGACGATCGGCACCAAGCTGGTCGAGCTCGGACACGAGGTGCGGATGGGCTCGCGTACGGCGGACAACGAGCGCGCCGTCGCGTGGGCCAAGGATATGGGGCCCAACGCGTCGTACGGCACGCACCGAGACGCCGCGGCGTTCGGCGAGGCGGTGTTCAACTGCACGACGGGGAGCGCCTCCCTCGAAGCGCTCGAGCAGGCCGGCCGCGAGAACCTCGCCGGCAAGATCCTGATCGACCTCGCGAACCCGCTGGATTTCTCGCAGGGCGTGCCGCCGTGTCTGACGGTGTGCAACACCGACTCGCTCGCGGAGCGGATCCAGCGCGCGTTCCCGGAGGCACGCGTGGTCAAGGCGCTGAACACGGTGAACGCCGGCGTCATGGTGGACCCGTCGGTCGTCCCTGGCGATCACGTGCTGTTCGTCTGCGGCAACGACGCGACGAGCAAAGTCCAGGTCGCCGTGTGGCTCGAGCAGTCGTTCGGCTGGAAGCGCAGCAACGTGATCGACCTGGGCGACATCACGGCCGCGCGTGCGACGGAGATGTTCGTTCCCCTCTGGATGCGGCTGTACGGTCTGCTGGGCACGCCCTACTTCAACATCAACGTCATCGGCGGGCGGCCCGGGGTCTGA
- a CDS encoding peptidase M20 has product MRLEHGKAGPVQRTLPAILLAVTACAPRSAAPLPEVPAPLTAERAARVAAAEPATIQIERRYAEEIAALAADQRVQHAFRVVDELRDRTRADHIALTQIPAPPFNEQARAERFAELLREAGADSVWIDEEGNVLALRRGTEGGNTIVLSGHLDTVFPEGTDVTVRVRGDTLFAPGVGDDTRGLVVVLTVLRAMEAAALETRGDVLFVGTVGEEGLGDLRGVKHLFREGGPEIAAFISIDGSGEEGVTHQALGSRRYRVTVRGPGGHSWGAFGTANPAHALGRAIRLFDERAAAFVAEGPRTSYNVGVIGGGTSVNAVPFEAWMEVDMRSVSEDRLRGIDAIFQAAVREAIAEQNRMRAHGDSLTVELELVGDRPSGEIPLSDPLVQRAAAAIAYFGFEPRPNRSSTDANIPISRGIPAVTLGGGGVGSGAHSLQEWWLDRDSETAIKRTLLIVLAHAGLVGG; this is encoded by the coding sequence ATGCGGTTGGAGCACGGAAAGGCCGGACCGGTCCAGCGTACCCTCCCTGCCATCCTCCTGGCGGTGACGGCCTGCGCACCGCGCAGCGCCGCGCCTCTACCGGAAGTGCCTGCGCCGTTGACCGCGGAACGCGCGGCCCGGGTGGCTGCCGCCGAGCCTGCGACGATCCAGATCGAACGCAGATACGCCGAGGAGATCGCCGCCCTCGCCGCGGACCAGCGCGTCCAACACGCGTTCCGCGTCGTCGACGAGCTGCGTGACCGGACCCGCGCGGACCACATCGCGCTGACCCAGATCCCGGCGCCGCCGTTCAACGAGCAGGCGCGGGCGGAACGTTTCGCGGAGCTCCTCCGCGAAGCGGGGGCCGACAGCGTCTGGATCGACGAAGAGGGCAACGTGCTCGCCCTGCGTCGGGGCACGGAGGGCGGCAACACCATCGTGCTCTCGGGCCACCTGGACACCGTGTTCCCCGAGGGCACCGACGTCACCGTCCGCGTGCGCGGCGACACGCTGTTCGCTCCCGGCGTCGGCGACGACACGCGTGGGCTCGTCGTCGTCCTCACCGTGCTGCGCGCGATGGAGGCCGCCGCTCTCGAGACCCGCGGCGACGTGCTCTTCGTCGGCACGGTGGGCGAGGAAGGCCTGGGGGACCTGCGGGGCGTGAAGCACCTCTTCCGTGAGGGCGGGCCCGAGATCGCCGCGTTCATTTCGATCGACGGCTCCGGCGAGGAGGGCGTGACGCACCAGGCGCTGGGGTCGCGCCGTTATCGGGTCACGGTGCGTGGCCCGGGCGGCCACTCGTGGGGCGCGTTCGGCACCGCCAACCCGGCGCACGCGCTCGGCCGTGCGATCCGGCTGTTCGACGAGCGCGCGGCGGCGTTCGTCGCCGAGGGGCCGCGCACCAGCTACAACGTCGGCGTGATCGGCGGCGGCACGTCCGTCAACGCGGTGCCGTTCGAGGCGTGGATGGAAGTGGACATGCGGTCCGTCAGCGAGGATCGGCTCCGCGGCATCGACGCGATCTTCCAGGCCGCGGTCCGGGAGGCCATCGCGGAGCAGAACCGCATGCGGGCGCACGGCGACTCGTTGACCGTCGAGCTCGAGCTGGTCGGCGACCGGCCGTCCGGCGAGATCCCGCTCAGCGACCCGCTGGTCCAGCGCGCCGCGGCCGCGATCGCCTACTTCGGGTTCGAGCCACGGCCCAACCGCAGCTCCACCGACGCGAACATCCCCATCTCGCGAGGAATCCCCGCCGTCACCCTGGGCGGCGGCGGCGTGGGCTCGGGCGCTCACTCGCTGCAGGAGTGGTGGCTGGACCGTGACAGCGAGACCGCGATCAAACGGACGCTGCTGATCGTGCTGGCGCACGCGGGGTTGGTGGGGGGATAA
- a CDS encoding EVE domain-containing protein — translation MPSYWIVKTEPSSYSFGDLERDRRTVWDGVKNAVALKNIRAMRKGDAVMVYHTGDEKQIVGLASVVSDPYPDPKADDDALVVVDVEVGERLPRPVTLAEIKADPDFKDLALVRQGRLSVVPVEERLWKKLLRMGGA, via the coding sequence ATGCCGAGCTACTGGATCGTGAAGACGGAGCCGTCGTCGTACAGCTTCGGCGATCTCGAGAGGGATAGGCGCACGGTGTGGGATGGCGTGAAGAACGCCGTCGCGCTGAAGAACATCCGCGCGATGAGGAAGGGCGACGCCGTGATGGTCTACCACACCGGCGATGAGAAGCAGATCGTCGGGCTGGCGAGCGTCGTGTCCGACCCCTACCCGGACCCGAAGGCGGACGACGATGCGCTCGTCGTCGTGGACGTGGAGGTGGGGGAGCGGCTTCCGCGACCGGTCACGCTCGCGGAGATCAAGGCGGACCCCGACTTCAAGGACCTCGCCCTGGTGCGGCAGGGGCGGCTCAGCGTAGTGCCGGTGGAGGAGCGGCTGTGGAAGAAGCTGCTGCGCATGGGCGGAGCGTGA
- a CDS encoding L-2-hydroxyglutarate oxidase: MGRYDVAIVGGGLIGLATARALVLHGVRSLVVLEAEDRLAAHQSGHNSGVIHSGLYYRPGSLKARMCTSGREAMYRFCEAEGIPYRRSGKLVVATAEREIPVLRELERRGRANGLEGLEYIGRERFRELEPEVDGIAALWVREAGIVDYVRVAEALARIVRESGGEIRTGARVHAVRRRQGGLDIITGSGDISASLLVNCAGLHSDRVARLCGTDPGVRIVPFRGEYHELVGAARGLIRNPIYPVPDPALPFLGVHFTPTIDGRVEVGPNAVLAWKREGYRHRDVSLRDVAEVLGYGGFWRLARKYWRSGVAEFARSLSKERLVRELQRLVPRVQAADLVPGKSGVRAQAVDAQGKLVDDFVIVHGERSVHVLNAPSPAATASLSIGAHIAQEVLAHLPPGVASPRPATAVS; this comes from the coding sequence GGAGGCGGGCTCATTGGGCTCGCGACCGCCCGGGCCCTCGTCCTCCACGGGGTCCGATCGTTGGTGGTGCTCGAGGCGGAGGACCGCCTCGCGGCGCATCAGAGTGGCCACAACAGCGGCGTCATCCACTCCGGGTTGTATTACCGTCCCGGGTCGCTGAAGGCGCGCATGTGCACGAGCGGCCGGGAAGCCATGTACCGCTTCTGCGAGGCCGAGGGCATCCCCTACCGGCGCTCGGGCAAGCTGGTGGTGGCGACGGCGGAGCGGGAGATCCCGGTGCTGCGGGAGCTGGAGCGCCGCGGCCGTGCCAACGGCCTGGAGGGGCTCGAGTACATCGGCCGCGAACGGTTCCGGGAGCTGGAGCCGGAGGTGGACGGGATCGCGGCCCTGTGGGTGCGCGAGGCGGGCATCGTCGATTACGTGCGCGTCGCGGAGGCGCTGGCGCGCATCGTCCGGGAGTCCGGAGGCGAGATCCGGACAGGTGCGCGCGTGCACGCGGTGAGGCGACGGCAAGGCGGCCTCGACATCATCACTGGCTCGGGCGACATCAGCGCATCGCTGCTGGTCAACTGCGCCGGGCTGCACTCGGACCGGGTGGCGCGGCTGTGCGGCACCGATCCAGGCGTGAGGATCGTTCCGTTCCGAGGGGAGTACCACGAGCTGGTCGGAGCCGCGCGCGGCCTGATCCGCAACCCCATCTATCCTGTGCCGGATCCGGCACTGCCTTTCCTGGGCGTGCATTTCACGCCGACCATCGATGGCCGTGTGGAAGTGGGCCCGAACGCCGTCCTCGCCTGGAAGCGGGAGGGGTACCGTCACCGCGACGTCTCGCTCCGGGACGTGGCGGAGGTGCTCGGCTACGGCGGCTTCTGGCGTCTCGCCCGGAAGTACTGGCGGTCCGGGGTCGCGGAGTTCGCGCGTTCGCTCAGCAAGGAACGGCTGGTCCGCGAGCTCCAGCGGCTCGTGCCTCGCGTGCAGGCGGCCGACCTGGTGCCGGGCAAGTCGGGCGTCCGGGCGCAGGCGGTGGACGCGCAGGGCAAGCTGGTGGACGACTTCGTCATCGTGCACGGCGAGCGGTCCGTCCACGTCCTGAACGCCCCTTCCCCGGCCGCGACGGCCTCGCTGAGCATCGGCGCACACATCGCGCAGGAGGTGCTGGCCCACCTTCCGCCGGGCGTCGCGTCCCCGCGCCCTGCGACGGCGGTGTCGTGA